A stretch of Vigna angularis cultivar LongXiaoDou No.4 chromosome 4, ASM1680809v1, whole genome shotgun sequence DNA encodes these proteins:
- the LOC108330183 gene encoding transcription factor TB1, which produces MQSQTSDTFPSHCENETISCYDPAFYYTRPFSIDSESNPTWKQENNTDLPPLSFFHFPSPPFEDSHISLQQHHDFLLQFHHNPPPQNPDPQPVSLSVETSAKKNIQTPRKRLGKRDRHSKISTAGGLRDRRMRLSLDVARRFFGLQDMLGFDKASKTVEWLLNQAKAEINRLAKEKKKQKKSVHRSCCSAGSECEEGVSSLDEVAGSRDEEEAGEERVDKVMKRRVKHSRKIGAFHPLARECRERARERARERTREKMRSRGLAEESKPCREEENQNLIQLGSWKPSETGEEFVTKSHGLHPSLDVITEGKEHSYHAKEHDDDDSLVILSKWSPSLIFNNYGFSHEHQFAEFQSLGKPWEA; this is translated from the exons ATGCAATCTCAAACTTCTGATACGTTTCCCTCTCACtgtgaaaatgaaacaatttcCTGCTATGACCCAGCATTTTACTACACCAGACCCTTTTCCATTGACTCTGAAAGCAACCCAACATGGAAACAAGAAAACAACACTGACCTTCCTCCTTTGTCCTTTTTCCACTTTCCTTCTCCTCCCTTTGAAGACTCTCATATTTCCCTCCAACAACACCACGATTTCCTCCTTCAGTTTCACCATAACCCTCCACCTCAAAACCCCGACCCTCAACCGGTTAGTCTTTCCGTGGAGACTTCTGCTAAGAAGAATATCCAAACCCCCAGAAAAAGACTTGGCAAGAGAGATAGACACAGCAAGATCAGCACCGCAGGGGGACTGAGGGATAGGAGAATGAGACTTTCCCTTGATGTTGCAAGGAGGTTTTTCGGTTTGCAAGATATGCTGGGCTTTGACAAAGCTAGCAAGACCGTGGAGTGGCTGCTGAACCAAGCAAAAGCTGAAATCAATCGTCTAGCGAAGGAGAaaaagaagcagaagaagagtGTTCACCGCAGTTGCTGCAGTGCTGGTTCGGAATGTGAAGAAGGTGTGTCTAGTCTTGATGAGGTTGCAGGGAgtagagatgaagaagaagcaggAGAAGAGAGAGTGGACAAAGTGATGAAGAGAAGGGTTAAGCATTCTAGGAAGATCGGTGCATTCCATCCTCTTGCAAGGGAGTGCAGGGAAAGGGCAAGAGAGAGGGCAAGAGAGAGGACAAGAGAAAAGATGAGAAGTCGTGGCCTGGCTGAAGAATCAAAGCCATGTAGAGAGgaagaaaatcaaaatctaATCCAATTGGGTTCTTGGAAACCCTCAGAAACTGGAGAAGAATTTGTTACCAAGAGCCACGGTTTGCATCCTTCCTTGGACGTGATCACTGAGGGTAAAGAACACAGCTACCACGCAAAGGagcatgatgatgatgattcttTGGTTATTTTGAGCAAATGGAGCCCCTCCTTGATCTTCAATAACTATGGATTCTCTCACGAA CACCAATTTGCAGAATTTCAGTCCTTGGGAAAGCCATGGGAGGCCTAG